One genomic window of Candidatus Bathyarchaeota archaeon includes the following:
- a CDS encoding 4-vinyl reductase, producing MLNTWLAMSALSIDSKAIRTKKDSLGEGVLFSFETLSEIESALEEIFSPSAASVILRTAAKRSGEKTCKKIMKNAGTKEKALNHLVKLENDENWGKSSFQNIDFAKRPGKVIIIDSFETVARKTTQPCCHLFRGFLEGFLSELCGKPIEITEEKCAGRGDEHCKFIFE from the coding sequence ATGTTGAACACATGGTTAGCAATGAGCGCACTTTCAATAGATAGCAAAGCCATCCGTACGAAAAAGGACAGTTTAGGCGAGGGTGTCCTCTTCAGTTTTGAAACCTTAAGCGAGATCGAATCAGCCTTAGAAGAAATCTTTTCACCCTCAGCAGCCTCCGTGATCCTACGTACAGCGGCTAAGAGAAGCGGTGAAAAAACATGCAAGAAAATCATGAAAAACGCTGGAACCAAAGAGAAAGCGCTAAATCATCTTGTTAAACTAGAAAACGATGAAAACTGGGGAAAATCATCCTTCCAGAACATCGACTTTGCGAAAAGACCTGGGAAAGTCATAATCATCGATTCATTTGAAACAGTAGCCCGCAAAACCACTCAGCCATGTTGCCACCTCTTCAGAGGTTTCCTGGAAGGCTTCCTCTCAGAGCTGTGCGGAAAACCAATCGAAATTACTGAGGAAAAATGCGCTGGAAGAGGAGACGAACACTGCAAGTTCATATTTGAATAG
- a CDS encoding chemotaxis protein CheW, translating to MSRTVARTKQEVAAIVEEPAIEERDTTQFVVFTLGNEEYGVGILDVREIVKTGTITMIPNSPDFLKGVINLRSKIVGVIDLEKRFLLKREDEEHTGKHIVIAMIDDGTFGLLVDEVTDVLRLPKGDIKLPPEMITKKIGIDYVKGIGTLGEKLIILLDLEKVLSEKELIELARTSAREYRRVKPRKKEKAPEEKLAEETEKSMEIEILTPKQEMPEEKLPKEKETTEWQALKETLPKEEQLKPEKKVAETTERKPL from the coding sequence ATGTCGAGGACGGTAGCAAGGACGAAGCAAGAAGTAGCGGCAATCGTGGAAGAACCAGCAATCGAAGAAAGAGACACAACTCAGTTCGTGGTCTTCACCCTCGGCAACGAAGAATACGGCGTCGGGATCCTAGATGTTAGGGAAATCGTCAAAACAGGAACGATAACGATGATCCCTAACTCTCCAGATTTTTTGAAGGGCGTCATCAATCTTAGGAGCAAAATCGTCGGTGTGATAGACCTCGAAAAGAGGTTCCTGCTGAAAAGAGAAGACGAAGAACACACGGGTAAGCACATTGTGATAGCAATGATTGACGATGGCACCTTTGGGTTGCTCGTAGACGAAGTAACCGACGTACTGAGGTTGCCCAAAGGAGACATCAAGCTGCCTCCAGAGATGATAACCAAAAAAATAGGCATTGACTACGTAAAGGGCATAGGAACCTTAGGAGAGAAGTTAATAATACTGCTTGACCTGGAAAAGGTTCTCTCTGAAAAAGAACTCATCGAGTTAGCGAGGACATCAGCAAGAGAATATCGCAGAGTCAAGCCAAGGAAGAAAGAAAAGGCTCCTGAAGAAAAGCTGGCTGAAGAAACAGAGAAATCGATGGAAATAGAAATACTAACACCAAAACAAGAAATGCCAGAGGAAAAGCTGCCAAAAGAAAAGGAAACAACAGAGTGGCAAGCGCTTAAGGAAACGTTGCCAAAAGAAGAGCAGTTGAAACCAGAGAAGAAAGTAGCAGAAACAACAGAACGTAAACCTCTATAG
- a CDS encoding methyl-accepting chemotaxis protein, whose protein sequence is MSKSKTSMVETSSMDEYSTRQLQRLLEGLEAVRKGDLTVQIRKEQEDIFGELADSYNGMVELIGGLADEVSRVAKVAGVEGKLSERATVEGVKGSWKDIVDTLNTLLESVVGPVQEVGRIVTAIAKGDLTQKVTIKVAGDFEVLAGVVNSMVDSLNTLASEVSRVAKEVGVEGKLGVHAEVPGVGGSWKDVVDTLNGLVDALTVQVREIAKVTVAISKGDLTQKVEVPAAGEVKALADAINGMVDDLNRLASEVSRVAKVAGTEGNLSERATVEGVSGSWKDLVDTLNYLIESVAKPTLEVSRILTAISEGKLTEKFELEVAGDFKVMADTINKTLDGLNRLAGEVSRVARVAGEEGNLSERASVPGVTGSWKDLVDTLNSLIDSIIVPIREVQRVLVAMSRGDLTQKVALEKAAGDFKAIGETINQTVGDIGALIGKARVVGERVTVGADQVASSSTQVNAALRQVADIVGQVAEGAQTQSKRLEETTKAIADLSTSIQQGATNARSAANTTAEAAKLAAKGTEAGQEAATRLKAIDEIVRANTDTVQKVDESAQEVAAIVGTINDIADQTNLLALNAAIEAARAGEAGRGFAVVADEVRKLAERSKTATGEIEGLVGGVRKASGSAVSGMTQGTEQVGESLKIVDTALSILDQISAGAQEITAKAQEISAASQQQSAGSQQVTKAIDEVASISEQNSASAQKMSASMQQQTAAMQQMTSSSQELGAMAKELSGSLQLFKVVQEAGEARVAERVSSRKMAKKRKIEAD, encoded by the coding sequence GTGTCTAAGTCGAAAACAAGTATGGTGGAAACAAGTTCGATGGATGAGTATTCAACGAGGCAGTTGCAGAGGCTATTGGAAGGCTTAGAAGCCGTCAGGAAAGGCGACTTAACAGTGCAGATACGAAAGGAGCAAGAGGACATCTTCGGTGAGCTAGCAGATTCGTACAATGGCATGGTAGAATTGATCGGTGGATTAGCTGACGAAGTTTCTCGTGTTGCCAAAGTTGCTGGAGTTGAAGGCAAACTCAGTGAGAGAGCTACGGTGGAAGGTGTCAAAGGCAGTTGGAAAGACATCGTGGACACGCTAAACACTTTGCTTGAGTCTGTCGTTGGACCAGTGCAAGAAGTTGGCAGAATAGTCACCGCCATTGCGAAAGGTGACTTGACACAGAAAGTGACAATAAAAGTAGCCGGAGACTTCGAGGTCTTAGCTGGTGTAGTCAACAGTATGGTGGATTCCCTCAACACATTGGCGTCAGAAGTGTCAAGAGTCGCCAAGGAAGTGGGTGTTGAAGGAAAACTCGGAGTGCACGCGGAGGTTCCAGGTGTCGGTGGTTCTTGGAAGGACGTTGTTGACACATTGAACGGATTGGTGGACGCACTTACTGTACAAGTGAGAGAAATCGCTAAGGTCACTGTGGCCATATCAAAGGGTGATCTGACACAGAAGGTGGAGGTACCCGCAGCCGGGGAAGTAAAGGCTCTGGCCGATGCAATCAATGGTATGGTTGATGACTTGAACAGGTTGGCATCTGAGGTTAGCAGGGTAGCAAAGGTGGCTGGCACTGAGGGTAATCTTTCAGAGAGAGCAACGGTTGAAGGTGTTTCTGGATCTTGGAAGGACCTTGTGGACACGCTGAACTATTTGATTGAGTCAGTTGCTAAGCCGACGCTTGAGGTTAGCAGAATTCTCACCGCCATATCTGAAGGAAAATTGACGGAGAAGTTTGAGCTGGAGGTTGCTGGTGACTTCAAGGTGATGGCTGACACCATCAACAAGACTCTAGACGGCCTAAACAGGCTGGCTGGCGAAGTTAGCAGAGTTGCGAGAGTAGCAGGAGAAGAAGGAAACTTGTCGGAGAGGGCATCTGTGCCAGGTGTTACGGGTTCATGGAAAGACCTTGTAGACACACTGAACAGCTTGATCGACTCGATAATTGTTCCAATTAGAGAGGTTCAAAGGGTTCTCGTTGCGATGTCTAGGGGCGACCTAACTCAAAAGGTGGCTCTGGAGAAGGCAGCGGGCGATTTCAAAGCTATAGGAGAAACCATTAACCAAACGGTGGGCGATATAGGTGCACTCATCGGAAAGGCTAGGGTTGTGGGCGAGAGAGTCACAGTGGGAGCCGACCAAGTGGCTTCTTCTTCAACGCAGGTCAACGCTGCTCTGCGCCAAGTAGCAGACATCGTTGGACAAGTAGCTGAGGGAGCCCAGACACAATCCAAACGGCTAGAAGAAACCACAAAGGCCATCGCAGATCTATCCACCAGCATCCAGCAAGGTGCAACCAACGCTCGATCAGCGGCAAACACAACAGCGGAAGCGGCTAAGCTTGCTGCAAAGGGCACTGAAGCAGGACAAGAAGCGGCTACGAGACTGAAGGCAATCGACGAAATTGTGAGAGCTAACACAGATACAGTTCAGAAAGTGGATGAGAGCGCACAAGAAGTCGCAGCCATCGTGGGAACGATCAACGATATCGCGGATCAAACCAATCTGCTAGCTTTAAACGCGGCAATAGAAGCGGCTCGGGCAGGAGAAGCGGGCAGAGGATTCGCAGTTGTTGCGGATGAAGTTAGGAAGTTGGCTGAAAGGTCAAAGACGGCGACTGGCGAAATCGAGGGACTAGTCGGTGGTGTAAGAAAGGCGTCAGGTAGCGCAGTGTCTGGCATGACACAGGGAACAGAACAAGTTGGTGAAAGCCTCAAAATCGTTGATACCGCTCTGTCTATCCTAGACCAGATCTCCGCTGGAGCACAAGAGATAACGGCTAAAGCTCAAGAGATAAGCGCCGCCAGTCAACAACAATCAGCTGGGTCCCAGCAGGTAACAAAGGCAATAGACGAAGTAGCGTCTATATCCGAACAGAACAGTGCAAGTGCACAAAAAATGTCTGCCTCCATGCAACAGCAAACCGCTGCTATGCAACAGATGACTTCGTCTTCCCAAGAATTGGGTGCTATGGCAAAGGAACTCAGCGGATCACTGCAACTGTTTAAGGTAGTCCAAGAGGCTGGAGAGGCAAGGGTGGCGGAAAGGGTCAGCTCTAGGAAAATGGCGAAGAAGAGAAAGATAGAGGCTGACTAG
- a CDS encoding chemotaxis response regulator protein-glutamate methylesterase, with translation MVKVLVVDDSFFMRTLVADMLNSDPEIEVVGVAKDGNDAVEKLSTLRPDVITLDYLMPGLGGLRTLKRIMKEFPTLVIMLSAYTQEGTAATIECLEAGAVDFVLKPSGAVSVDIGKVKDKLTEKIKRASTVNIRKIKSILARERVKQFLAPGLVVREKVFVIGSSTGGPSVLELILSELPSNFPAAILIVQHMPAKFTKSLAERLNRMSEIEVKEAEEGDLIELGKAFVAPGDFHMTVKKTMTDGVTKGVIRLNRGPLVHSLRPSVDVTMKSVAEVYGENAVGIILTGMGRDGAEGMRAIKRRNGRTIAQDEATSLIFGMPREVIEKGDADHVLPVFKISEGIIQLL, from the coding sequence ATGGTAAAGGTGCTGGTAGTTGATGATTCATTCTTCATGAGAACGTTAGTTGCTGATATGTTGAATTCTGACCCTGAAATCGAGGTTGTTGGAGTTGCAAAAGATGGCAACGATGCCGTGGAAAAATTGTCGACTTTAAGACCGGATGTGATCACTTTGGATTATCTTATGCCTGGCTTGGGCGGGTTGCGCACCCTTAAGCGTATCATGAAGGAATTTCCTACTCTCGTGATAATGTTAAGCGCCTATACCCAGGAGGGGACAGCTGCAACCATAGAGTGTCTGGAGGCTGGTGCCGTGGATTTTGTTCTTAAACCGTCTGGCGCTGTCTCCGTTGACATTGGAAAGGTTAAAGACAAGCTTACAGAGAAGATAAAAAGAGCTTCAACGGTTAACATTCGGAAGATTAAATCTATACTTGCCAGAGAACGAGTCAAGCAGTTTTTGGCGCCTGGTCTCGTCGTTAGGGAGAAAGTGTTTGTCATTGGATCATCCACTGGTGGACCATCTGTTTTGGAGCTGATTCTGTCAGAGCTTCCTTCAAACTTTCCAGCTGCAATCCTTATCGTTCAACACATGCCTGCGAAATTCACTAAATCCCTAGCAGAACGGTTGAATCGAATGTCTGAAATCGAGGTGAAAGAAGCCGAAGAAGGAGACCTGATAGAGCTTGGAAAAGCGTTCGTTGCCCCTGGAGATTTTCACATGACCGTGAAGAAAACAATGACAGATGGCGTAACGAAGGGCGTTATCCGCTTAAACAGGGGTCCTCTTGTTCACAGTCTGCGGCCTTCTGTTGATGTGACCATGAAGTCGGTTGCAGAAGTCTATGGTGAAAACGCTGTTGGAATCATTTTGACTGGCATGGGCAGGGACGGAGCAGAGGGTATGAGGGCTATTAAACGAAGAAACGGCAGGACGATTGCGCAAGATGAGGCTACATCTCTGATCTTCGGTATGCCTAGGGAAGTCATCGAGAAGGGAGACGCAGATCATGTTCTTCCCGTGTTTAAGATTAGCGAGGGGATAATTCAACTTCTGTAG